In Fusarium oxysporum f. sp. lycopersici 4287 chromosome 4, whole genome shotgun sequence, a genomic segment contains:
- a CDS encoding transformation/transcription domain-associated protein (At least one base has a quality score < 10), which translates to MPLIPLLFTRCSSRRFPHLYDMIFEHTALLHIPQFFLASEATSPSFCGMLLQFLMERIDQVGSADVKKSSILLRLFKLAFMAVTLFANQNEQVLLPHVVNIVTKSIELSTKAEEPMNYFLLLRSLFRSIGGGKFEQLYKQILPLLEMLLDVLNNLLMAARKPSERDLYVELCLTVPARLSHLLPHLSFLMRPLVVALRAGTDLVGQGLRTLELCVDNLTADYLDPIMAPVIDELMTALFDHLKPHPYSHFHAHTTMRILGKLGGRNRKFMTSAVPLTYREYADDPSSFDLRLLGSKKDRAFPADMGIDFAIQKLMEFPKATKNNHNKQYDGYYKKQALHLIKAQLKLRIGYDQLPDDLPRLLRLQAEDLVARRYEINTANFEISDRERSIPKKESEDLVVKRLLKAIMFAHSFPEFKDEASTFLLNVCKHFAIIEIGRALVDLKRTFSPFDPNAGEGPLHIDTRNLSDAIVESLASDHPDVREAGKSAIREMYDATAIIFGSESDVGKLPFFSHLSSTFCHSCYEEEWFTKTGGSLGINYLLTELDLGDTWITSKQTEFIRALTYVVKDMPQDLPEKTRCLAQTSLEVLLKRITKDITKEDTLPITQQPGQPQNPQLKQPRLSQICQQFGNDLYHMNKHVRETAKHSLELIATAAKCEVWELLEPCKDKILQPIFAKPLRALPFSIQIGYINAMTYHMSLKNDWVPFDENLNRLLMESLALADASDESLANKPAEFRTHEHIVNLRVSCIKLLTTAMTFEEFSNQPTKTKILSVFFKCLYSESKPTIIAANDALKSVLSVDRRLPKELLQGGLRPVLQSLSDPKRLSTAGLDNLSRLLKLLTSYFKVEIGARLLEQIDSIVEPSALQQISFTFFDQHPQMKIITAILTIFHLLPAPAEAFKERLIDCFLGLEEKLRRTQLSPFRLPIYRYMNRYPKEIWAYLFGKVEDLKYGRLLAQVLAHADSSALREVAIENLDGLITRCNELISQNNEAKFIAMVNAIHIFESLSHFPSAEKWMDKKEHLDWLKSIGKELETHLRQHTLPAHLRLPAYQAAEELMTILVKSLERAPKDLDPLFNLIECVTSDELRITQELFSFIYQKIICSDAVDFWKTIVLRCLDTYAGKSASNKMKHFLLHYIVNPIVAMDVMRNWKQLDQNRTPRLMDRTVIDAVSSKIWKVQPESTTDDQAQPGIDHTRYEVLQLSAMLVKYYHTPLQDARKDIIKFGWTFIRLEDVINKHAAYVVIGYFIAHYETPPKIVTQVYLSLLKANQNEGRALVTQALELIAPMLPKRCGTGQNERVAAWAIAPRRVLVDEGQNAQQMTSIYHFLVRHPDLFYEARDRYITLMISSLRKLATPQNASHESKRLCLNMMWLIWTWEERRVEGKSAAFGARSLSQSPNTKKRKLESDQANTSSQPVGRAEYQIPPLFRLKMIKYLVEFIAQLNERYELPSAKPRDHVSSSIPPVPLALTDLCKKAMKLLYNLVQPQYWGDLDLDLFPNVTQVILASERTQTILTADPTDKEKFDDKFLTNIINTLQVVRIVLNSKSDEWIQKSMPAIQKVLEKCLKSENPEIQDCLHLSDKKFDDNRELRSIVKRILDSVPDDTPMEDADADGETETQTSEIVAYLSQVATEAMNSSNFTSGVNILWSLGQRKPNVIDQHINSLMKALQSKHAREHVQHYNAIANQAAGVNRNQDPNTPSGEMSAYDLEIQTKIMIKEIQVVALRMEVLGDNRRPFLSVLATLVEKSMSIELCEEILNMVEGWVFRSEGTWPTLKEKTAVLHKMLSFEHRQDPTMLSKFLDLVIRIYEDPKITRTELTVRMEHAFLIGTRAADVEMRNRFMAIFDKSLSKSASARLSYVLTSQNWDTLSDSYWLAQATQLLLGAVETNANIQLYQNDFRTLPISRLLTIFTKEMEAREPTVIIDDKFESFMATHRRFMSELGDIKVKDVIEPLVQLQHVDSQLAHNLWVTLFPIYWSSVAKDDRVDLERGIVALLTKDYHSRQIDKRPNVIQSILDGAAKTWPECKIPPHVLKFEAKTYDAWYTALVQLENSAIKPQVDSATVRESNLDALVELYASLQEDDLFYGTWRRRCQFVETNAALSYEQNGMWDKAQKLYENAQIKARTGVIPFSQAEYMLWEDHWVLCAQKLQQWEILQDFAKHENFQDLLLECAWRNTEMWQDEQHREALDNIIKGVMDAPTPRRAFFQSFMSLLKFHNQKEASTDFARVCDEAIQLSIRKWHQLPERLTNAHVPLLQNFQQLVELHDASVICQSLANTNQTNLDVKSGELKLLLGAWRDRLPNVWDDITAWQDLVTWRQHIFSLINQTYLQLLPQQGQQNAGGASSFAYRGYHETAWIINRFAHVARKHNLPDVCINQLSRIYTLPNIEIQEAFLKLREQAKCHYENPEELSSGLDVINNTNLNYFSPSQKAEFYTLKGMFLEKLKQKDEADSAYGTALYFDIGAAKAWAEWGYFNDRKFKEDPTDLNAARQALTSYLQAAGSYKNAKSRKLLARILWLLSLDDAKGTIALGFDDFKGETPVWYWITFIQQLITGLGHKEAPRVFQLLLKIAKSYPQALYFQLRTNREDLLVIKKNQEARDRTARQRAQSVASNGKASASPSMTKQDPPRPGTASSRPGTANATDGTPVKAEGEANGSNAAGTPAPTNGQTPDPSKAAQKATPQPGQPGQPQKKPPWDYTEEVMSVLKTAFPLLALSMETMVDQIQKNFKCPPDEDAYRLIVALLNDALAYVSRTPPSFAKNVKLPAATETNITRFAETILPSHIKKSFEADFVTVKPTMYEYIYKLRRWRNKFEEKLDHRIPRAFLENFSPHLSEFRYGKFDEVEVPGQYLQHKDKNQDFIRIDRFLPNIDLVRSISASYRRIKMRGHDGSIHKWAIQHPAARHCRREERILQLFRSLNQTLGRKKESRRRDLQFTIPIMVPFAPHIRLVQEDTSYTTLQGVYEDHCRNMGMSKDDPVLFTMEKLRGALESKSSNKPEQAATARLEVFNAIQEKWVPSTVAIEYFQKVFPQFAEFWLFRRQFSYQLAALTFITYIMYMHNRYPQKINISRATGKVWGSEMMSYMSANKPFFHNPEPVPFRLTPNLQTLMGPLATEGIFACSLMAIARCLTEPEYELEHALTLLVRDEMLFWFTGSHRNGVITEGQLRDSVQVNSESIVKRALSLAHSPVGNLPANQTVIDAIAKAVNPMNLAQCDALWMPYL; encoded by the exons ATGCCATTGATCCCGCTACTTTTCACGAGGTGTTCCAGCAGGAGATTCCCGCACCTTTACGATATGATCTTTGAACATACAGCATTGTTACATATACCCCAATTCTTTCTCGCTAGCGAGGCGACTTCTCCTAGcttttgcggtatgcttctGCAATTCCTCATGGAGCGAATCGATCAGGTCGGCTCTGCAGATGTCAAGAAATCATCCATTCTGTTGAGGCTCTTCAAGCTGGCTTTCATGGCCGTTACCCTATTCGCCAACCAGAATGAACAGGTGCTATTACCACACGTTGTCAACATTGTCACGAAATCCATCGAGTTGTCAACAAAGGCAGAAGAGCCAATGAACtattttctccttcttcgcTCGCTGTTTCGCAGCATTGGTGGTGGAAAATTCGAGCAGCTGTACAAGCAAATTCTCCCTCTGCTTGAAATGCTCCTGGATGTGCTGAACAATCTCCTCATGGCTGCACGAAAGCCATCTGAGCGCGACCTCTACGTTGAGCTCTGTCTCACAGTCCCGGCTCGGCTTAGTCATTTGTTACCGCACCTCAGCTTCCTGATGCGTCCACTCGTCGTTGCTCTACGCGCAGGCACGGATCTCGTCGGACAAGGATTGCGAACACTGGAGCTGTGTGTTGATAACCTAACAGCCGACTATCTTGATCCCATTATGGCACCTGTTATCGATGAGCTGATGACTGCTCTCTTTGACCATCTCAAACCTCACCCTTACAGCCACTTTCACGCTCATACCACAATGCGAATTCTTGGTAAATTGGGTGGGAGAAACAGGAAGTTTATGACTAGTGCTGTGCCGCTTACTTATAGGGAGTATGCTGATGATCCCTCGAGCTTTGATCTGAGACTTCTGGGCTCTAAGAAGGACAGAGCCTTCCCTGCTGACATGGGAATTGACTTTGCTATCCAGAAGTTAATGGAGTTTCCAAAGGCAACCAAGAATAACCACAACAAACAATATGATGGTTACTATAAGAAGCAAGCATTGCATTTGATCAAGGCACAGCTCAAACTTCGAATCGGTTATGATCAGCTGCCAGATGACCTCCCGCGTCTTTTGCGACTTCAAGCTGAAGATCTGGTTGCGAGAAGGTATGAGATCAATACTGCCAATTTTGAGATCTCAGACCGTGAGCGATCCATTCCGAAGAAGGAGAGCGAAGATCTGGTCGTCAAACGgcttctcaaggccatcatgTTTGCCCATTCCTTCCCTGAATTCAAGGATGAAGCCAGCACCTTCTTGCTCAACGTTTGCAAGCACTTCGCGATCATTGAGATTGGCAGAGCTTTGGTGGATTTGAAGCGCACATTCAGCCCCTTCGACCCTAACGCTGGCGAGGGCCCTTTGCACATCGATACACGTAATCTCTCAGACGCCATTGTTGAGTCGCTGGCTTCTGATCACCCTGATGTGCGCGAGGCGGGCAAGAGTGCCATTCGTGAGATGTATGACGCTACGGCAATTATCTTTGGTTCAGAAAGCGATGTTGGCAAACTTCCTTTCTTCAGTCATCTAAGCAGTACTTTCTGCCACAGTTGCTATGAAGAAGAGTGGTTCACCAAAACTGGCGGTAGTCTGGGAATCAACTACCTGCTTACTGAACTTGATCTGGGCGACACGTGGATCACGTCCAAGCAAACTGAGTTCATCCGTGCACTTACTTATGTGGTCAAGGACATGCCCCAGGATCTTCCTGAAAAGACGCGTTGCCTCGCTCAAACTAGCTTGGAGGTGCTCTTGAAGCGCATCACCAAGGACATAACGAAAGAGGACACGCTGCCCATCACACAACAACCAGGGCAGCCGCAAAACCCTCAACTCAAGCAGCCTCGACTTTCCCAGATTTGTCAACAATTTGGCAACGATCTGTACCATATGAACAAGCATGTTCGAGAGACCGCAAAACACTCGCTGGAACTCATCGCGACAGCGGCAAAGTGTGAGGTCTGGGAGCTGTTGGAACCCTGCAAGGACAAGATTCTGCAACCCATCTTTGCCAAACCTTTACGTGCGTTGCCCTTCAGTATTCAGATCGGCTACATCAATGCCATGACGTACCATATGAGCTTGAAGAACGACTGGGTCCCATTTGATGAGAACCTAAACCGTCTTCTGATGGAGTCGTTGGCCCTTGCGGATGCTAGCGACGAATCTCTTGCTAACAAGCCCGCGGAGTTCCGTACGCATGAGCACATTGTCAACCTTCGTGTTTCATGTATTAAGCTTCTTACAACTGCAATGACGTTTGAGGAATTTTCCAACCAGCCGACTAAGACCAAGATCCTTAGTGTCTTTTTCAAATGCCTGTATTCAGAGTCAAAACCTACCATCATTGCAGCGAATGATGCCCTAAAGTCTGTCTTATCGGTAGATAGACGCCTGCCTAAGGAGCTTCTACAGGGAGGTTTGCGACCAGTGCTGCAGAGCCTCTCGGATCCTAAACGCTTGAGCACGGCAGGACTCGACAATTTGTCTAGgttgctgaagctgcttaCTTCTTATTTTAAGGTCGAGATCGGTGCTCGCTTACTAGAACAGATCGACTCCATCGTCGAGCCTAGTGCCTTGCAACAGATATCCTTTACTTTCTTCGACCAACACCCACAGATGAAGATCATCACTGCTATATTGACCATTTTCCATCTGCTTCCTGCTCCCGCTGAAGCCTTTAAGGAACGATTGATCGATTGCTTTCTTGGTTTAGAGGAGAAATTGCGCAGAACTCAACTGAGCCCTTTCCGCCTGCCTATTTACAGATACATGAATCGATATCCAAAGGAAATCTGGGCCTACCTTTTTGGCAAAGTCGAAGACCTCAAATACGGCCGGCTGTTGGCCCAGGTCCTTGCACATGCTGATAGTAGTGCTTTGCGAGAGGTCGCAATTGAGAATCTTGACGGTCTCATTACCCGTTGCAATGAGCTTATCAGCCAAAACAATGAGGCCAAGTTCATTGCCATGGTGAACGCGATCCACATATTTGAGTCTCTCAGCCATTTCCCCAGCGCAGAGAAGTGGATGGACAAAAAGGAGCATCTCGACTGGCTTAAGAGTATTGGCAAGGAACTGGAAACACATCTTCGACAACACACCCTTCCTGCACATCTCCGATTACCTGCTTaccaagcagctgaagagctaATGACTATCCTCGTCAAGTCTCTTGAAAGGGCACCCAAAGACTTGGACCCTCTTTTCAACTTGATCGAATGCGTGACATCTGATGAGCTACGGATCACCCAGGAGCTGTTCTCCTTCATTTACCAGAAAATAATCTGCAGTGATGCTGTTGACTTCTGGAAGACCATTGTCCTCCGGTGCCTGGATACTTATGCTGGGAAGTCTGCTtcaaacaagatgaagcaTTTCCTCTTGCATTATATCGTTAACCCAATCGTTGCGATGGACGTTATGCGAAACTGGAAACAGCTCGATCAGAACAGGACCCCTCGACTTATGGATAGAACTGTCATTGATGCAGTAAGCAGCAAGATCTGGAAGGTTCAACCGGAGTCGACAACGGACGACCAAGCTCAGCCCGGCATCGATCACACTCGCTATGAGGTTTTGCAGCTTTCGGCAATGTTGGTTAAATACTATCACACACCCCTCCAGGATGCCCGGAAAGATATCATCAAGTTCGGATGGACTTTCATTCGCCTTGAGGATGTCATCAACAAGCATGCTGCTTACGTAGTCATTGGATACTTCATCGCTCATTATGAGACACCTCCAAAGATTGTCACTCAGGTATACCTCTCTCTCCTCAAAGCCAATCAGAACGAGGGGCGCGCCTTGGTTACCCAAGCACTCGAACTCATTGCCCCTATGCTACCGAAACGATGTGGAACTGGTCAGAACGAGCGCGTTGCGGCTTGGGCCATTGCCCCCCGGCGTGTTCTTGTTGACGAAGGACAAAATGCCCAGCAGATGACGAGTATCTACCATTTCCTTGTTAGACATCCTGATCTATTTTATGAAGCTCGTGATAGATACATCACCTTGATGATCAGTTCTCTACGGAAGCTCGCCACTCCCCAAAATGCGTCACATGAGTCCAAGAGGCTCTGCCTCAACATGATGTGGCTTATCTGGACATGGGAAGAACGGCGAGTTGAAGGAAAGTCGGCAGCTTTTGGGGCGAGGTCCCTTTCCCAGTCTCCCAacacgaagaagagaaagttgGAGTCTGACCAGGCGAATACATCTTCACAGCCAGTTGGCCGTGCGGAGTATCAGATCCCCCCTCTTTTCCGACTGAAGATGATTAAGTATCTTGTTGAGTTCATTGCTCAGTTGAATGAACGCTACGAACTTCCTTCCGCGAAACCCCGGGATCATGTCTCATCGTCAATCCCCCCAGTCCCTCTTGCGTTGACTGATCTCTGCAAGAAAGCCATGAAACTCCTCTACAACTTGGTGCAGCCACAATACTGGGGTGACCTCGATCTCGACCTCTTTCCTAATGTAACTCAAGTTATTTTGGCGAGCGAGCGAACACAAACTATTCTTACGGCTGATCCTACAGACAAGGAGAAGTTTGATGACAAATTCCtgaccaacatcatcaacactctTCAAGTGGTCCGTATCGTGCTCAACTCCAAGTCAGATGAGTGGATCCAGAAGAGCATGCCAGCTATCCAGAAAGTCCTGGAGAAGTGCCTCAAATCAGAAAACCCTGAAATCCAagattgccttcatctttcCGACAAGAAGTTTGACGACAACCGTGAACTCCGATCGATTGTCAAACGCATCCTGGACTCCGTACCGGACGACACACCTATGGAGGACGCTGATGCTGACGGTGAAACCGAGACACAAACATCTGAGATTGTTGCTTACCTGTCACAAGTCGCAACAGAAGCAATGAACAGCAGCAACTTTACTTCAGGCGTTAATATTCTGTGGTCTCTTGGTCAGCGAAAGCCGAACGTAATTGATCAGCATATTAATTCTCTGATGAAGGCTCTCCAATCCAAACATGCGAGAGAACATGTCCAACACTACAATGCGATTGCAAATCAGGCAGCTGGTGTTAACAGGAACCAGGACCCCAACACACCAAGCGGAGAAATGTCGGCCTACGATCTTGAGATTCAAACCAAGATTATGATCAAGGAAATCCAGGTCGTAGCGCTGCGGATGGAAGTGCTGGGTGACAATCGACGACCTTTCCTCAGCGTCCTGGCAACTTTGGTTGAAAAGTCCATGTCGATTGAACTTTGTGAGGAGATACTGAACATGGTTGAGGGATGGGTATTCCGATCAGAAGGAACATGGCCAACACTTAAGGAGAAGACGGCTGTTCTTCATAAGATGCTCTCCTTTGAACATCGACAAGACCCAACCATGTTATCCAAGTTCCTGGACCTTGTTATTCGCATCTACGAGGACCCCAAGATTACCCGCACAGAACTGACTGTTCGCATGGAGCATGCATTCCTTATCGGTACTCGTGCAGCGGATGTTGAAATGCGCAATCGCTTCATGGCTATCTTTGACAAGAGCTTATCCAAGTCGGCCAGTGCACGTCTGTCCTATGTTCTTACCTCTCAGAACTGGGACACACTCTCAGATTCATACTGGCTCGCGCAGGCTacacagctgctgcttggAGCTGTCGAGACGAACGCCAATATCCAACTATACCAAAACGACTTCAGGACCTTGCCGATTTCTCGCCTGCTCACCATCTTCACGAAGGAGATGGAGGCTCGGGAGCCTACTGTCATTATCGATGACAAGTTCGAATCATTCATGGCTACTCATCGTCGCTTCATGTCGGAACTAGGAGACATCAAGGTGAAGGACGTCATCGAACCATTGGTGCAGCTTCAGCATGTTGATTCCCAACTCGCCCACAACCTTTGGGTAACCCTCTTCCCAATCTACTGGTCGTCTGTAGCCAAGGATGACCGAGTTGATCTAGAACGCGGCATTGTTGCTTTGCTCACAAAGGATTATCATAGTCGGCAAATTGACAAGCGTCCTAACGTCATTCAGTCAATCCTCGACGGCGCTGCAAAGACTTGGCCCGAGTGTAAGATTCCACCACATGTCCTCAAATTTGAGGCCAAGACCTACGATGCTTGGTATACTGCCTTGGTTCAACTTGAGAACTCTGCCATTAAACCGCAGGTCGATTCCGCTACGGTgcgagaaagcaacctcgACGCTCTTGTCGAGCTTTACGCTTCACTTCAAGAAGACGATCTGTTCTACGGCACCTGGAGGCGTCGCTGTCAATTTGTTGAAACCAATGCTGCTCTGTCGTACGAACAGAACGGCATGTGGGACAAGGCCCAGAAGCTGTATGAGAATGCCCAGATCAAGGCCAGAACTGGTGTGATCCCCTTCTCCCAAGCCGAGTACATGCTTTGGGAGGATCATTGGGTTCTTTGTGCACAGAAGCTGCAACAGTGGGAGATTCTTCAGGATTTCGCTAAGCATGAAAATTTCCAAGATCTCCTTCTCGAGTGCGCTTGGCGGAACACAGAGATGTGGCAGGATGAGCAACACCGGGAGGCTTTGGATAACATCATCAAGGGTGTTATGGACGCTCCTACACCCCGCAGAGCCTTCTTCCAATCTTTCATGTCACTTCTCAAATTTCACAATCAGAAAGAGGCCAGCACGGACTTCGCTCGCGTCTGCGATGAGGCAATTCAGCTCTCAATCCGTAAATGGCACCAGTTGCCCGAGCGCCTGACCAATGCCCACGTTCCACTTCTTCAGAACTTCCAACAATTGGTTGAGCTTCACGACGCCAGTGTCATTTGCCAGAGTCTTGCGAATACCAACCAGACAAACTTGGATGTCAAATCTGGCGAACTCAAGTTACTGCTGGGTGCTTGGCGCGATCGACTCCCGAATGTGTGGGATGATATCACTGCTTGGCAAGATCTTGTCACCTGGAGACAGCATATattcagcctcatcaaccagaCGTACCTACAATTGCTTCCTCAACAAGGACAGCAAAACGCCGGTGGAGCTAGTTCGTTTGCTTATCGCGGTTACCACGAGACTGCCTGGATTATCAATAGGTTCGCCCATGTCGCTCGCAAGCATAACCTTCCTGATGTTTGCATCAATCAATTGAGCCGCATTTATACGCTGCCTAATATTGAGATTCAGGAAGCCTTCTTGAAACTTCGTGAACAGGCCAAATGCCATTATGAAAACCCCGAAGAGCTCTCGAGTGGTTTGGATGTTATCAACAATACAAACCTCAACTACTTTAGCCCGTCTCAGAAAGCCGAATTCTACACCCTCAAGGGAATGTTtttggagaagctcaagcaaaAGGATGAGGCCGATTCGGCCTATGGCACGGCGTTATACTTTGACATCGGTGCCGCCAAAGCTTGGGCGGAATGGGGCTACTTCAACGACCGCAAGTTCAAGGAAGACCCGACTGACCTCAATGCGGCACGACAAGCACTGACCTCGTACTTGCAAGCTGCGGGAAGCTACAAGAATGCTAAGTCTCGCAAGCTCCTTGCACGAATCCTGTGGCTCCTCAGCTTGGATGACGCCAAGGGCACGATCGCGTTGGGCTTTGATGACTTCAAGGGCGAAACACCGGTGTGGTATTGGATTACTTTCATCCAACAACTTATCACGGGACTCGGCCACAAGGAAGCTCCTCGTGTTTTCCAGTTGCTGCTGAAGATCGCAAAGTCCTACCCCCAGGCTTTGTACTTCCAGCTTCGAACCAACCGAGAGGATCTTCTCGTTATAAAGAAGAATCAAGAAGCCCGAGACAGAACAGCACGACAACGCGCACAATCTGTGGCATCCAATGGAAAGGCGAGCGCATCACCATCCATGACAAAGCAGGATCCCCCCAGACCTGGCACAGCATCATCACGACCAGGCACTGCAAATGCGACTGATGGAACCCCGGTCAAGGCGGAGGGTGAAGCGAACGGCAGCAACGCCGCAGGCACTCCCGCACCTACCAACGGGCAAACACCTGATCCTTCGAAGGCCGCACAAAAGGCCACCCCTCAACCTGGACAGCCAGGGCAGCCTCAGAAGAAGCCTCCGTGGGATTACACAGAAGAGGTCATGTCAGTCCTCAAGACTGCTTTCCCTCTGCTGGCCCTTTCAATGGAGACTATGGTGGACCAGATCCAGAAGAACTTCAAGTGTCCCCCTGATGAAGACGCATACCGACTAATTGTTGCTCTTCTTAACGATGCTCTGGCCTACGTTAGTCGAACACCGCCATCTTTCGCCAAGAATGTGAAGCTCCCAGCGGCGACCGAAACCAACATCACTCGTTTTGCTGAAACAATCCTGCCCAGTCACATCAAGAAGTCATTCGAGGCGGATTTCGTTACGGTCAAGCCAACAATGTACGAGTATATCTACAAGCTGCGCCGCTGGCGGAACAAGTTTGAGGAAAAGTTGGATCACCGAATACCTCGCGCCTTTCTTGAAAACTTTTCTCCTCATCTAAGTGAATTTAGGTATGGCAAATTCGATGAGGTGGAGGTTCCTGGTCAATACTTGCAGCACAAGGACAAGAATCAAGACTTCATCCGCATCGATCGTTTCCTTCCAAACATCGACCTTGTTCGATCTATCAGCGCTTCTTACCGCCGTATCAAAATGCGTGGTCATGATGGAAGTATTCACAAATGGGCTATTCAGCACCCTGCAGCTCGACACTGCCGACGAGAGGAGCGCATTTTGCAGCTTTTCCGGTCGCTTAACCAAACATTGGGCCGCAAGAAGGAGAGTCGACGTCGTGATTTGCAGTTCACTATACCAATCATGGTTCCTTTTGCACCTCATATCAGACTTGTGCAGGAAGATACATCCTACACTACACTACAGGGAGTATATGAGGATCATTGTCGAAACATGGGCATGTCGAAGGACGACCCTGTGCTATTCACTATGGAGAAGCTTCGTGGAGCCCTCGAGAGCAAGAGCTCT AACAAGCCTGAGCAGGCAGCGACAGCTCGGTTGGAGGTATTCAACGCGATCCAGGAGAAGTGGGTGCCATCAACAGTGGCAATAGAGTATTTCCAGAAGGTGTTCCCACAGTTTGCCGAGTTCTGGCTATTCCGCCGCCAGTTCTCGTACCAGCTTGCGGCGTTGACATTCATCACGTACATCATGTACATGCACAACCGATACCCACAGAAGATCAACATATCAAGGGCGACGGGTAAGGTTTGGGGGTCTGAAATGATGTCTTACATGAGCGCCAACAAACCCTTCTTCCACAACCCTGAACCGGTGCCATTCCGACTCACGCCTAACCTTCAAACTCTGATGGGACCACTTGCCACTGAAGGTATCTTTGCATGCTCGCTGATGGCCATCGCGCGATGCTTGACGGAGCCTGAATACGAACTGGAGCACGCCTTGACGCTTCTCGTGCGTGATGAGATGCTGTTCTGGTTTACTGGCAGCCACAGGAATGGAGTAATTACAGAGGGCCAACTTCGAGATTCTGTGCAGGTCAACAGTGAATCGATTGTCAAGCGGGCACTCAGCCTAGCGCACAGCCCTGTTGGTAACCTGCCTGCGAACCAGACAGTGATTGACGCCATCGCCAAGGCAGTCAATCCTATGAACCTGGCACAGTGCGATGCGCTGTGGATGCCATACCTGTAA